The sequence GGGGGAGACAAATATGCCCGGAGCCCTGTCAGACGGGCATTTCGGGCACTTTTCGCACTTGATGGGAAGCCCATACCGGCCTTACTGACGAGCAGCAAATACCTGCATTTTCACCGTGCCGGCGGAGTATCGATCGAGTGACCACCAGTTCGTTGACGCATCTGCAAAGCCTCGAGGCCGAGAGCATCGAGATCTTGCGCGAAGTCGCTGCCAGCTTCGAACGTCCGGTGATGATGTATTCGATCGGGAAGGATTCCAGCGTCCTGCTGCATCTGGCACGGAAGGCCTTTTATCCGAGCAAAATCCCATTTCCGCTGCTGCATGTGAACACAACCTGGAAGTTCCGGGAGATGATCGCCTTCCGTGACAGCATGGCGGAAAAATATGGCTTCGACCTGATCAGCCATACCAATCCGGAGGGATTGGCCAACAACATCAATCCGTTCGACCATGGCTCGTCGCGCTACACCGACATCATGAAGACGCAGGCGCTGCGGCAGGCGCTCAATGCCGGGCGATACGACGCTGCTATCGGCGGCGCGCGGCGCGACGAGGAGAAATCCCGCGCCAAGGAGCGCATCTTCTCCCACCGCAATGCCAATCACGCCTGGGATCCGAAGAACCAGCGGCCGGAGCTCTGGCGCGTGTTCAACACCCGGCTCAATCCCGGCGAGAGCATGCGGGTGTTCCCGATCTCCAACTGGACCGAGCTGGATGTCTGGACCTACATCTACGATCAGGGGATCGAGCTCCCGTCGCTGTATTTCGCCAAGCCACGGCCAGTGGTGGAGCGTTCGGGCACGCTGATCATGG comes from Devosia oryziradicis and encodes:
- the cysD gene encoding sulfate adenylyltransferase subunit CysD — translated: MTTSSLTHLQSLEAESIEILREVAASFERPVMMYSIGKDSSVLLHLARKAFYPSKIPFPLLHVNTTWKFREMIAFRDSMAEKYGFDLISHTNPEGLANNINPFDHGSSRYTDIMKTQALRQALNAGRYDAAIGGARRDEEKSRAKERIFSHRNANHAWDPKNQRPELWRVFNTRLNPGESMRVFPISNWTELDVWTYIYDQGIELPSLYFAKPRPVVERSGTLIMVDDERMPLNPGEQPREEMVRFRTLGCYPLTGAIRSTAATLPEIIMEMQASRTSEREGRLIDTDSVGSMEKKKQEGYF